A genomic segment from Anaerotignum faecicola encodes:
- a CDS encoding CoA-disulfide reductase, whose product MKTVIIGGVAAGMSAASKLKRLLGDAVEIVVYEKGGEVSFGACGIPFYISDHIKQGKELIARTAE is encoded by the coding sequence GTGAAAACAGTGATTATCGGCGGTGTGGCCGCCGGAATGTCGGCGGCATCCAAGTTAAAAAGACTTCTGGGCGATGCGGTGGAAATCGTGGTTTACGAGAAAGGCGGAGAGGTATCCTTTGGCGCCTGTGGTATCCCGTTTTATATTTCTGATCATATCAAGCAGGGGAAGGAACTGATTGCCAGGACGGCGGAAG